The genomic DNA GATCGACCCGGCGGATGCCTTGATTCAAGCCCTGCGTGACCAGTTCGGGCGAGACAACGTCTTCCTCCAATACCGTTGACCGGCAAGTGCCATCATTGCACTTGTCCACAACCTGAATTTTTAATCTCGACCTCAGCGCGCCTCTCCCTTAAGGTAGGGCGCGAATAGACAACCGGCCGGCCCAAGCTCATTTGGGACACGACCCAAGACGGACGCCTATGAACCCGAATTTTCTAGATTTCGAACAGCCGATCGCCGACCTGCAAGCCAAGATCGAAGAGTTGCGCTTGGTCGGTAATGACAATTCGCTGAATATCGGCGATGAGATCTCCCGCCTGCAAGACAAGAGCAAAACGCTGACCGAAGACATCTTCGGCAAGCTGACCAGCTGGCAGATCGCACGCCTGGCGCGTCACCCGAAACGCCCGTACACCCTGGACTACATCGAACACATCTTCACCGAGTTCGACGAGCTGCACGGCGACCGTCACTTCTCCGACGACGCTGCGATCGTTGGCGGCATCGCCCGTCTGGACGACCAGCCGGTGATGATCATCGGTCACCAGAAGGGTCGCGAAGTGCGTGAGAAGGTACGTCGCAACTTCGGCATGCCGCGTCCGGAAGGCTACCGCAAGGCTTGCCGTCTGATGGAGATGGCCGAGCGTTTCAAAATGCCGATCCTGACCTTCATCGACACCCCGGGTGCTTACCCTGGCATCGACGCTGAAGAGCGTAACCAGAGCGAAGCGATCGCCTGGAACCTGCGTGTGATGTCGCGCCTGAAGACCCCGATCATCGCCACCGTAATCGGTG from Pseudomonas baetica includes the following:
- a CDS encoding acetyl-CoA carboxylase carboxyltransferase subunit alpha, whose amino-acid sequence is MNPNFLDFEQPIADLQAKIEELRLVGNDNSLNIGDEISRLQDKSKTLTEDIFGKLTSWQIARLARHPKRPYTLDYIEHIFTEFDELHGDRHFSDDAAIVGGIARLDDQPVMIIGHQKGREVREKVRRNFGMPRPEGYRKACRLMEMAERFKMPILTFIDTPGAYPGIDAEERNQSEAIAWNLRVMSRLKTPIIATVIGEGGSGGALAIGVCDQLNMLQYSTYAVISPEGCASILWKTAEKAPDAAEAMGITAERLKGLGIVDKVIGEPLGGAHRDPAAAAASIRAELSSQLAMLKKFDNEALLKRRYDRLMSYGL